One window from the genome of Bacillus weihaiensis encodes:
- a CDS encoding YaiI/YqxD family protein, whose product MKIYVDADACPVKEVIIAEASDFEIPVILVTSFSHFSNAKQPSGVRTIYVDSGADAADYRIVRLVEKGDIIVTQDYGLASLGLAKGLIVLHHKGFRYTDENIDQLLQTRYLSAMARKSGQRTKGPKPFTAEDREKFRDLFKQIISREKLR is encoded by the coding sequence ATGAAAATTTATGTGGATGCAGATGCTTGTCCGGTGAAAGAGGTTATTATTGCAGAAGCAAGTGATTTTGAAATTCCAGTTATCCTTGTTACAAGCTTTTCTCATTTTTCTAATGCAAAACAGCCATCAGGAGTGAGAACCATTTATGTTGATTCTGGAGCAGATGCTGCAGATTATCGAATTGTTAGGTTGGTGGAAAAAGGAGATATTATTGTGACGCAAGATTATGGTCTTGCATCATTAGGTTTAGCAAAAGGATTGATCGTCCTCCACCATAAAGGATTTAGATATACAGATGAAAATATTGACCAATTATTACAAACACGTTATTTAAGTGCAATGGCAAGAAAAAGCGGACAGCGAACAAAGGGACCAAAGCCCTTTACAGCAGAAGACCGAGAGAAGTTTAGGGATCTTTTTAAACAGATTATTTCTCGTGAAAAATTAAGATAA
- a CDS encoding reverse transcriptase domain-containing protein → MNDTFINVISEYDEEVLNRADIIFHAVKENRLDYTTNINELVFKQGDKYRKVLDVKENSIEEISLKYLKKRLDSTFQISYPNRKKIMRECISITETINDMSEFVIYKFDFKDFFYRVNTLDVFNKYLKYSDLYRFERDILESLLKEYSYCLPGLPTSNALVELISRDFDVKLKSLLHNHGLIFYSRYIDDSLLIFNRFVEESKILECIQHALDAVFQSSNIKLNKSKIDLLNTNSNPGTQFTYLGYLFEYNVEFDKNNNEYKFFKYGINEDKLEKYRKKLLKIIFDYKNNSNMELFRQRILFWSSRIVFYNTFRDKYTTKTVWDVTGLIASYGELRNFLHPKKVERNTYNFLKDEVINQVNKELGFCPYFLKTKTDGYVLEKRLVKNKSIIFHPNIGWSKEYLIKMIKRLDPSFNPNKKSYRNLVTLYCYLLKM, encoded by the coding sequence ATGAATGATACTTTTATTAATGTAATAAGTGAATATGATGAGGAAGTATTAAACAGAGCAGATATAATTTTTCATGCGGTGAAAGAGAATAGGTTAGATTACACCACTAACATTAATGAGTTAGTTTTTAAACAGGGAGATAAATATAGAAAAGTATTAGATGTAAAAGAGAACTCCATTGAAGAAATATCATTGAAATATCTAAAAAAAAGGTTAGACTCAACATTCCAAATATCATATCCAAATAGAAAGAAGATAATGAGAGAATGCATCTCCATTACTGAAACTATTAATGATATGAGTGAATTTGTAATTTATAAATTTGACTTTAAAGATTTTTTTTATAGAGTAAACACTTTAGATGTTTTTAATAAATATCTAAAATACTCAGACCTATATAGGTTTGAAAGGGATATATTAGAATCCCTTCTAAAAGAATATAGCTATTGTTTACCTGGACTACCAACATCTAATGCCCTTGTTGAATTAATTTCAAGGGACTTTGATGTTAAATTAAAATCTCTATTACATAACCATGGTTTAATTTTTTATTCCAGATATATTGATGATAGTTTATTAATATTTAACCGGTTTGTTGAAGAAAGTAAGATATTAGAGTGTATACAACATGCTCTAGATGCTGTATTTCAATCTAGTAACATTAAACTGAATAAATCAAAAATAGATCTCCTTAATACTAATTCCAATCCTGGTACCCAGTTCACATATCTAGGATATTTATTTGAATACAATGTAGAATTTGATAAAAATAATAATGAATACAAATTTTTCAAATATGGTATAAACGAAGATAAATTAGAAAAATATAGAAAAAAACTCTTAAAAATCATTTTTGATTATAAAAACAATTCGAATATGGAACTTTTTAGACAAAGGATACTTTTTTGGTCATCTAGAATTGTTTTCTATAACACATTTAGGGATAAGTATACAACTAAAACTGTATGGGATGTTACTGGATTAATAGCTTCATATGGGGAATTAAGAAACTTTTTACATCCAAAAAAAGTTGAGAGAAATACATATAATTTCTTAAAAGATGAAGTGATAAATCAAGTTAATAAAGAGCTAGGTTTTTGTCCTTATTTTTTAAAAACAAAAACAGATGGCTATGTATTAGAAAAAAGACTTGTTAAAAATAAATCCATAATATTCCACCCTAATATTGGTTGGTCGAAAGAATATCTTATAAAAATGATAAAAAGACTAGATCCATCGTTTAATCCCAACAAAAAATCTTATAGGAATCTAGTAACTTTGTATTGTTACTTGTTAAAAATGTAA
- a CDS encoding reverse transcriptase domain-containing protein produces MKRNELDFILTELLPVETSNMFTFTYFYGFILKNKDVIKSIEKNITQNKYTNSTIFNGWHASPFKYFVNKGNNDLRQISIVNPFSAIEIFYFIKVYNNEILDTLNKKPSFSLRSHFKNNDLFYKSNKNGIVEYEDPIEEKDKFTKALESTGIFYNLKPYVTLGHFFNSDDWFKLNSQFKYFAKIDYKDCFDSIYTHTFKWIVSQNTIDSKKFTNNNLYSVIDRLLQHINNSISNGIIVGPEFSRMIAEILLQQIDFEVYNNLVELNFKNEIDYYICRYVDDIYIFSNEEYNIDRITQLYRRNSSKYQLKLNELKSIRGKLPYLWNNWKGSTKTYLNVLNERSFNTLKDNNKHLIKARNFTNNRNLASLKEDLQNLLAIYPSYKEKIVSYIYSAIFNKLREHKKERIFRENVSEKEVEKFIDFIFYLYSFAPTFRNTRKLICIEYLFKEELNEELVSYVLQKTIRKYEHIFLYSNIPDFIDWLPVFFKNRIELSIPVEERIWKTILEDSDPILAANFLIYSKYNQKYFEETKKNIESLIKKDMSVITNNKSILLYRELWWLFVFIDCPYLTNQTKILLETKLQLLQSNGTDVKSKIVNILYEFLSNNTFSKKFIEWDIETKDIVEDITYFTYERTIFKNKDKDIYLFEY; encoded by the coding sequence ATGAAAAGAAATGAATTAGATTTTATATTAACCGAATTACTACCAGTCGAAACAAGCAATATGTTTACTTTTACTTATTTTTATGGTTTTATACTAAAAAATAAAGATGTAATCAAGAGCATAGAAAAGAATATAACCCAAAACAAATATACAAACTCAACTATATTTAATGGTTGGCATGCATCACCCTTTAAATACTTTGTAAATAAAGGAAATAATGATTTAAGACAGATATCAATCGTAAATCCTTTTTCTGCTATCGAGATTTTCTATTTTATTAAAGTATACAATAATGAAATTTTAGATACTCTAAACAAAAAGCCTAGTTTTTCTTTAAGGTCTCACTTTAAAAATAATGATTTATTTTATAAATCAAATAAGAATGGAATAGTAGAGTACGAAGATCCAATTGAAGAGAAAGATAAATTTACTAAAGCATTAGAGTCAACAGGGATTTTCTACAATCTAAAGCCATATGTGACACTTGGTCATTTTTTCAACTCAGATGATTGGTTTAAACTTAATAGTCAATTTAAATATTTTGCTAAAATAGACTATAAAGACTGCTTTGATAGTATATATACTCATACTTTTAAATGGATTGTTTCTCAAAATACGATTGATTCGAAAAAATTTACTAATAATAATTTGTATAGTGTTATAGACAGATTACTTCAACATATTAATAATTCAATCTCCAATGGTATTATTGTCGGTCCAGAGTTCTCTAGAATGATTGCTGAAATACTCTTACAACAGATTGATTTTGAAGTTTATAACAATCTTGTGGAATTAAATTTTAAAAATGAAATAGATTATTATATTTGCAGATATGTAGATGATATATATATTTTTTCAAATGAAGAATACAATATTGATCGGATTACCCAATTATATAGGAGGAATTCTTCGAAATATCAATTAAAATTAAATGAATTAAAAAGCATTAGAGGGAAATTACCTTATTTATGGAATAATTGGAAAGGTAGCACCAAAACTTATTTAAATGTGTTAAATGAAAGATCATTTAACACATTGAAAGATAATAACAAGCATTTAATAAAGGCTAGAAATTTTACTAATAATCGTAACTTGGCATCCTTAAAAGAAGATCTACAAAATTTGCTTGCAATTTATCCAAGTTATAAAGAAAAAATTGTATCTTATATTTATAGTGCTATATTTAATAAGCTTAGAGAACATAAAAAAGAAAGAATATTTCGGGAAAATGTTAGCGAAAAAGAAGTTGAAAAATTTATAGACTTTATTTTTTACTTGTATTCATTTGCTCCTACTTTTAGAAATACTCGAAAATTAATCTGTATAGAATACTTATTTAAAGAAGAATTAAATGAAGAACTGGTTAGCTACGTATTACAAAAAACAATAAGAAAATATGAGCATATTTTCTTATATTCAAACATACCGGATTTCATCGACTGGTTACCAGTTTTTTTCAAAAATAGAATTGAACTATCTATTCCAGTTGAAGAACGTATTTGGAAAACTATCCTTGAAGATTCCGATCCTATATTAGCAGCTAATTTTTTAATCTATTCTAAATACAATCAAAAATACTTTGAGGAAACAAAAAAAAATATTGAGTCATTAATAAAAAAAGACATGTCAGTTATTACCAATAATAAAAGCATTCTGCTTTATAGAGAATTGTGGTGGCTGTTTGTATTTATTGACTGTCCCTATCTCACAAATCAAACAAAGATTCTATTGGAAACCAAATTACAATTATTACAATCAAATGGCACAGATGTAAAATCAAAGATTGTTAATATCCTTTATGAATTTTTATCTAATAATACATTTTCTAAAAAATTTATCGAATGGGATATCGAGACTAAAGATATTGTTGAAGATATAACTTACTTTACTTATGAAAGAACAATATTTAAAAACAAAGATAAAGATATTTATTTATTTGAGTATTAA
- a CDS encoding type I restriction-modification enzyme R subunit C-terminal domain-containing protein yields MLLRNNINIPLTEEDNKTLEKIFKGELGTKEDYEMNFKDTPFGLLVRRVAKMEREAALKAFLSFINEQSLNANQIVFVNKVIDYIEQNGYVENAAELMKPPFDKPQSFIKLFDADKQKKLFSIINEVKNNATEIIS; encoded by the coding sequence ATGCTTCTTCGAAATAATATTAATATCCCTCTTACAGAGGAAGATAATAAGACCTTAGAAAAAATATTTAAGGGTGAACTTGGCACTAAAGAAGATTACGAGATGAACTTCAAGGATACGCCTTTTGGATTACTTGTGCGTAGAGTGGCAAAAATGGAGCGAGAGGCTGCACTAAAAGCATTCTTATCATTTATCAATGAACAAAGCTTAAATGCAAATCAAATTGTATTCGTCAATAAAGTGATTGATTATATTGAACAAAATGGATACGTTGAAAATGCAGCAGAATTAATGAAACCTCCATTCGATAAACCACAGAGCTTCATAAAGTTATTTGACGCTGATAAACAAAAGAAGTTATTTAGTATTATTAATGAAGTGAAGAATAATGCGACTGAAATAATTAGTTAG
- the rlmD gene encoding 23S rRNA (uracil(1939)-C(5))-methyltransferase RlmD: protein MKENKQPQSAIKIAKGQTFPLTIKRLGINGEGVGYFKRQVVFVPGALPGEEVLVEATKIQPKFAEGKVKQIRKQSPFRVQAPCPIYDQCGGCQLQHLAYDQQLKEKRDIVIQSLERHTKLNISSLDIRETIGMEDPWNYRNKSQFQLGQQKGKVIAGLYGLDSHRLVPIQNCMVQHPATNKVTEGVRQILEDFNVPIYDERKQKGIVRTIVTRAGFETGEVQVVLITTQKEVPRKKLIMAEIQKRFPEVKSLVQNINGNKTSLIFGEKTLHLRGEEVIQETLGDLSFELSARAFFQLNPVQTVKLYDEVKKAASLTGTEKIADAYCGVGTIGMWLAKDASEVRGMDTIDAAIIDAQENAARHGIENATYVTGTAEHWLPKWVNEGWKPDVVVVDPPRTGCDRKLLDAIKQVKPKKFVYVSCNPSTLAKDIDYLSRDYKVEYIQPVDMFPHTAHVECVAQMVLKS, encoded by the coding sequence ATGAAAGAAAACAAGCAACCGCAAAGCGCGATAAAAATAGCAAAAGGCCAAACCTTTCCACTAACGATCAAACGTTTAGGAATTAACGGAGAGGGAGTCGGCTACTTCAAACGTCAGGTCGTCTTCGTACCAGGTGCGTTACCAGGTGAAGAGGTTCTCGTCGAAGCAACAAAAATCCAACCAAAGTTCGCCGAAGGAAAAGTAAAGCAAATCCGAAAGCAATCACCATTTCGTGTGCAAGCACCATGTCCGATTTACGACCAATGTGGCGGCTGTCAGCTACAGCATCTAGCCTATGACCAGCAGCTAAAAGAAAAGCGAGACATCGTCATTCAATCTCTTGAACGCCATACAAAATTAAACATTAGCAGCCTAGATATCCGTGAAACAATCGGCATGGAAGACCCATGGAATTACCGTAACAAAAGCCAATTCCAGCTTGGTCAACAAAAAGGAAAAGTCATCGCAGGCTTATACGGGCTAGATTCTCATCGTCTTGTCCCAATTCAAAACTGTATGGTACAGCACCCAGCAACAAACAAGGTAACAGAAGGCGTCCGACAAATTCTTGAAGACTTCAATGTCCCAATCTATGACGAACGAAAGCAAAAAGGAATTGTCCGAACCATCGTTACACGAGCTGGCTTTGAAACAGGTGAGGTCCAAGTTGTCCTTATCACCACGCAAAAAGAAGTTCCAAGAAAAAAATTAATCATGGCCGAAATCCAAAAACGATTCCCAGAGGTTAAATCACTCGTCCAAAACATAAACGGAAACAAAACCTCCCTGATCTTCGGAGAAAAAACACTCCACCTAAGAGGTGAGGAAGTCATCCAAGAAACACTTGGAGACCTAAGCTTTGAACTATCAGCGAGAGCCTTCTTCCAACTGAACCCTGTTCAAACCGTCAAGCTCTACGACGAAGTGAAAAAAGCGGCTAGCTTAACAGGCACAGAAAAAATCGCTGACGCCTACTGCGGAGTCGGAACCATCGGAATGTGGCTAGCAAAAGACGCAAGCGAAGTCCGCGGCATGGACACAATCGACGCAGCCATCATTGACGCCCAAGAAAACGCAGCCCGTCACGGAATCGAAAATGCAACCTACGTCACCGGAACAGCCGAACACTGGCTACCAAAATGGGTAAACGAAGGCTGGAAACCAGACGTCGTCGTCGTCGACCCACCGCGAACAGGCTGTGACCGCAAGCTCCTAGACGCGATCAAGCAAGTAAAACCAAAGAAATTTGTCTATGTCTCATGTAACCCTTCCACACTAGCGAAGGACATCGACTACTTGAGTCGTGATTATAAAGTGGAGTATATTCAGCCAGTGGATATGTTTCCGCATACGGCGCATGTGGAATGTGTGGCGCAGATGGTCTTAAAATCTTAA
- a CDS encoding DNA-3-methyladenine glycosylase family protein — protein MWSETVKVDGPYHFEQVLDRISMDPVVALNQEERYIQVPLVIEDKPYVVKVQALGTVEEPVFNISGTDGETKIQAIEKIRRIFQWDFSLHALTDHFKQTNISQIFEQHAGTPLVLEFDLYSCLMKCIIHQQLNLAFAHTLSERFVKTFGHQVDDVWFYPKPEQVAPLEYEQLTELQFSRRKAEYVIDTSRLITEGKLNLEKLNEFSDEDVIKELVKIRGIGPWTAQNVLLSGLGRPNLFPKADIGIQKAIQKHFKLEKKPTSEEMDQFSEAWSPYLSYATLYLWRSIE, from the coding sequence ATGTGGAGTGAAACGGTAAAAGTTGACGGTCCCTATCATTTTGAGCAAGTTTTAGACAGGATTTCCATGGACCCTGTAGTCGCGTTAAATCAAGAGGAACGCTACATACAAGTTCCTTTAGTTATAGAAGACAAGCCTTATGTTGTAAAGGTACAAGCCCTTGGTACAGTTGAAGAACCAGTTTTTAACATAAGTGGTACAGATGGTGAGACTAAGATTCAAGCAATTGAAAAAATCCGAAGAATATTTCAATGGGATTTTTCACTACATGCACTGACAGACCATTTTAAGCAAACCAATATTTCTCAAATCTTCGAACAGCACGCAGGAACGCCACTTGTGTTAGAATTTGATCTTTACAGCTGTTTGATGAAGTGTATTATACATCAGCAGTTAAACTTAGCTTTTGCCCACACCTTATCAGAACGGTTTGTTAAAACATTTGGGCATCAGGTAGATGATGTATGGTTTTATCCAAAGCCAGAACAGGTGGCACCACTCGAGTACGAGCAGCTAACAGAGCTACAGTTTAGTAGAAGAAAAGCGGAATATGTGATTGATACATCACGCCTGATTACAGAAGGAAAACTCAATCTAGAAAAACTGAACGAGTTTTCCGATGAAGACGTTATAAAGGAATTAGTGAAAATTAGAGGGATCGGGCCATGGACTGCGCAAAATGTATTGTTATCAGGACTAGGTCGACCGAACCTTTTTCCAAAAGCAGATATCGGCATCCAAAAAGCCATTCAAAAGCATTTCAAGCTTGAAAAAAAGCCAACAAGTGAAGAAATGGATCAATTTAGCGAAGCGTGGTCACCGTATTTAAGCTACGCCACATTGTATTTATGGAGAAGCATTGAGTAG
- the pdaA gene encoding delta-lactam-biosynthetic de-N-acetylase, with protein sequence MKKWSLLLSIVFLFSFTTATSSAFAVSNKPIHWGFKKSQNHEPASAGKELDELLEKHGSFYLGNTSKKEIYLTFDNGYENGYTAKVLDVLKKRDVPATFFVTGHYLDTEPDLVKRMVNEGHIVGNHSWYHPDLTTQSPTEFKKELESVRLKVEELTDQKGMNYLRPPRGIFSEKVMADAKELGYTSVFWSLAFVDWKTDAQKGWKYSYDNIMKQIHPGCILLLHTVSKDNAEALDHAIVELEKQGYTFKSLDDIMIGKMLDHPYLLSL encoded by the coding sequence ATGAAAAAATGGTCACTCTTACTTAGCATCGTTTTCCTTTTTTCTTTTACAACTGCAACGTCGAGTGCCTTCGCGGTGTCAAATAAACCAATTCATTGGGGATTCAAGAAAAGTCAAAATCATGAACCTGCATCGGCAGGAAAAGAATTAGATGAGTTACTAGAAAAGCATGGCTCCTTTTATTTAGGAAACACATCCAAAAAGGAAATTTACTTAACCTTTGATAACGGCTACGAAAATGGCTACACGGCAAAGGTATTAGATGTGTTAAAAAAACGAGACGTACCTGCAACTTTTTTTGTTACTGGCCACTACTTGGATACTGAGCCAGACTTAGTAAAGCGAATGGTCAATGAGGGCCACATTGTCGGGAATCACTCCTGGTATCACCCTGATCTCACAACTCAAAGTCCAACTGAATTTAAAAAAGAATTAGAATCTGTCCGCTTAAAGGTGGAGGAGCTCACTGATCAAAAAGGAATGAACTATCTTCGTCCACCTAGAGGAATTTTTAGTGAAAAAGTAATGGCTGATGCAAAAGAGCTTGGCTATACTTCTGTATTTTGGTCTCTTGCATTTGTTGATTGGAAAACAGACGCACAAAAAGGATGGAAATACTCGTACGATAACATTATGAAGCAAATTCATCCAGGGTGTATTTTGCTTCTACACACAGTTTCTAAAGATAATGCAGAAGCACTTGATCACGCAATTGTTGAGCTTGAAAAGCAAGGGTATACGTTTAAAAGTCTTGATGATATTATGATCGGTAAGATGCTGGATCATCCATATTTACTTTCCCTTTGA